Proteins from one Eriocheir sinensis breed Jianghai 21 chromosome 27, ASM2467909v1, whole genome shotgun sequence genomic window:
- the LOC127004015 gene encoding titin-like isoform X48, protein MNLFVVETILILLGLGPFVDSTGGVAGLPGLPEDNPRCVALVEAAKAEYRKLYAAGLKDSPNLMDLILTNLGIAFNDTLKTIERKVFNNTDETGHETGKKTVVEKTTETDIAPNGTVSKTSETTVDIDEYGKQSGEKSVTERETVIGQTSDNETIAQTVDVEKVMDEAGNEIKEEVVIKKELIVQPPTNTTDANLIVPKVGADDKGKNKTELKLGASEKSDGLEKVERSEEIKEILPGNITNEVLVKEKKEQLSPQESTKVTSVERKNVTKKDDGLEKVERSEEIKEILPGNITNEVLVKEKEEQLSPQESTKVTSVERKNVTEKDDGLQTVERSEEIKEILPGNITNEVLVKEKEEQLSPQESTIVTSVERKNVTEKDDGKDVEKETVIQKEVEKNVCDSDIKEVRNEKHLNETIEDLKHQVDDVKNKIKEEKAKAEETNATRSLSVVKEPSAAPIIQEGEVVEKTVPAVTPAKVAEKIPPTVTEGKVLVVTKEKAVEQAAPPVTEMIVSVPKEQEEVPVVAEEKVIEKIIPSVTEGKVPAVPQQEVVEKVAPSPTEEKVPVVTQERIIEQNAPQERVIEKVAPSPTEEKVPVVTQERVIEQAVPQERVIEKVAPSPTEEKVPVVTQERVIEQAVPQERVTEQVAPSPTEEKVPVVTQERVIEQAVPQERVIEQAVPQERVIEQAVPQERVTEQAVPQERATEQAAPSPTEEKVPVVTQERVIEQAVPQERAIEQAVPQERATEQAAPSPTEEKVPVAPQERVIEQAVPQERATEQAAPSPTEEKVPVVTQERAIEQNAPQERVIEQAAPLERVIEQAVPQERATEQAAPTATEEIVTVSKEKEEIPVVTEEKVPVVTNQTVVEKITPSITEEKVVTQRKVVEKAAPSVKESVVSIPKREEGVVERIAPVVKEAITTE, encoded by the exons ATGAACCTTTTCGTAGTTGAGACGATCCTCATCTTGTTGGGCTTGGGGCCCTTCGTGGACAGTACCGGCGGGGTAGCGGGGCTCCCGGGGCTCCCGGAGGACAACCCGCGATGTGTCGCCCTGGTGGAGGCCGCTAAGGCCGAATACCGAAAATTGTACGCGGCGGGACTGAAAGACTCTCCCAATTTGATGGATCTGATACTGACAAATTTGGGGATTGCTTTTAACGACACCTTGAAGACCATAGAAAGGAAAGTCTTCAATAATACCGATGAAACAGGGCATGAAACCGGAAAAAAGACAGTCGTTGAGAAGACGACAGAGACTGACATAGCACCCAACGGAACTGTATCAAAGACTTCCGAAACCACGGTCGATATAGATGAGTACGGTAAACAAAGTGGTGAGAAATCTGTGACAGAAAGAGAAACCGTGATAGGACAGACTTCAGACAATGAGACCATAGCACAAACGGTGGACGTTGAAAAGGTAATGGACGAAGCGggtaatgaaataaaggaggaagttgtTATTAAGAAGGAATTAATAGTACAACCTCCTACCAATACGACTGATGCAAATCTTATCGTTCCAAAAGTAGGGGCGGACgacaaaggtaaaaacaaaacagaattaaAACTTGGTGCCTCAGAAAAGAGCGATGGACTTGAGAAAGTAGAACGatcagaggaaataaaggagattctgcccggcaatataacgaatgaagtgttagttaaagagaagaaagaacagctttctccacaggaaagcaccaaggtgacatctgtggaaaggaagaatgttacAAAGAAGGATGATGGACTTGAGAAAGTAGAACGatcagaggaaataaaggagattctgcccggcaatataacgaatgaagtgttagttaaagagaaagaagaacagctttctccacaggaaagcaccaaggtgacatctgtggaaaggaagaatgttacagagaaggatgatggacttcagaCAGTAGAACGatcagaggaaataaaggagattctgcccggcaatataacgaatgaagtgttagttaaagagaaagaagaacaactttctccacaggaaagcactattgtgacatctgtggaaaggaagaatgttacagagaaagatgatggaaaagatgtcgagaaagaaactgtaattcaaaaagaagtcgaaaagaatgtgtgtgatagcgacatcaaagaggttcgtaacgaaaaacatcttaatgaaacaattgaagacttgaaacaccaagttgatgacgtgaaaaacaagattaaggaagaaaaagcaaaggctgAAGAAACAAATGCTACGCGTAGCCTAAGCGTCGTAAAAGAACCAAGTGCTGCCCCTATCATTCAAGAAGGTGAAGTCGTTGAAAAGACAGTCCCTGCTGTGACACCGGCGAAGGTTGCTGAAAAGATTCCCCCCACGGTGACGGAAGGAAAAGTTCTCGTTGTGACAAAAGAGAAGGCtgttgagcaggctgcccctCCGGTAACAGAGATGATCGTAAGTGTCCCTAAGGAGcaagaagaagtccctgttgtggCAGAagagaaggttattgaaaagattattccctcggtgacagaaggaaaGGTCCCGGcagtccctcaacaggaggttgttgaaaaagttgccccatcgccgacagaagaaaaagttcctgttgtgacacaagaaaggattattgagcagaatgccccacaagaaagggttattgaaaaggTTGCCCCATcgccgacagaagaaaaagttcctgttgtgacacaagaaagggttattgaacaggctgtcccacaagaaagggttattgaaaaggTTGCCCCATCGccaacagaagaaaaagttcctgttgtgacacaagaaagggttattgaacaggctgtcccacaagaaagggttactgaacaGGTTGCCCCATCGccaacagaagaaaaagttcctgttgtgacacaagaaagggttattgaacaggctgtcccacaagaaagggttattgaacaggctgtcccacaagaaagggttattgaacaggctgtcccacaagaaagggttactgaacaG gctgtcccacaagaaagggctactgaacaggctgccccatcgccgacagaagaaaaagttcctgttgtgacacaagaaagggttattgaacaggctgtcccacaagaaagggctattgaacaggctgtcccacaagaaagggctactgaacaggctgccccatcgccgacagaagaaaaagttcct gttgccccacaagaaagggttattgaacaggctgtcccacaagaaagggctactgaacaggctgccccatcgccgacagaagaaaaagttcctgttgtgacacaagaaagggctattgagcagaatgccccacaagaaagggttattgaacaggctgccccactagaaagggttattgaacaggctgtcccacaagaaagggctactgaacaggctgcccctacggcgacagaagagattgtcactgtttctaaagagaaagaagaaatccctgttgtaacagaggaaaaggttcccgttgtgacaaatcagacaGTTGTTGAAAAAATTACTCCTTCcataacagaagaaaaagttgtcaCTCAACGGAAGGTTGTTGAGAAGGCTGCCCCCTCTGTCAAGGAAAGCGTAGTTTCCATtccaaagagggaggaaggagtagttGAAAGAATTGCTCCTGTTGTAAAGGAAGCAATTACAACAGAGTAG
- the LOC127004015 gene encoding titin-like isoform X5 has translation MNLFVVETILILLGLGPFVDSTGGVAGLPGLPEDNPRCVALVEAAKAEYRKLYAAGLKDSPNLMDLILTNLGIAFNDTLKTIERKVFNNTDETGHETGKKTVVEKTTETDIAPNGTVSKTSETTVDIDEYGKQSGEKSVTERETVIGQTSDNETIAQTVDVEKVMDEAGNEIKEEVVIKKELIVQPPTNTTDANLIVPKVGADDKGKNKTELKLGASEKSDGLEKVERSEEIKEILPGNITNEVLVKEKKEQLSPQESTKVTSVERKNVTKKDDGLEKVERSEEIKEILPGNITNEVLVKEKEEQLSPQESTKVTSVERKNVTEKDDGLQTVERSEEIKEILPGNITNEVLVKEKEEQLSPQESTIVTSVERKNVTEKDDGKDVEKETVIQKEVEKNVCDSDIKEVRNEKHLNETIEDLKHQVDDVKNKIKEEKAKAEETNATRSLSVVKEPSAAPIIQEGEVVEKTVPAVTPAKVAEKIPPTVTEGKVLVVTKEKAVEQAAPPVTEMIVSVPKEQEEVPVVAEEKVIEKIIPSVTEGKVPAVPQQEVVEKVAPSPTEEKVPVVTQERIIEQNAPQERVIEKVAPSPTEEKVPVVTQERVIEQAVPQERVIEKVAPSPTEEKVPVVTQERVIEQAVPQERVTEQAVPQERVIEQAVPQERVIEQAVPQERVTEQAVPQERATEQAAPSPTEEKVPVVTQERVIEQAVPQERAIEQAVPQERATEQAVPQERAIEQAAPTATEEIVTVSKEKEEVPVVTEEKVPVVTNQTVVEKISPTVTEGNVPVVTKEKVVEQAAPSVTEEIVSVSKEHEVPVVAEEKKVIEKIHPAMTEGKVLAVPQQEVVEKVAPSPTEEKVHVVTQERAIEQNAPQERVIEQAVPQERATEQAAPSPTEEKVPVVTQERAIEQNAPQERVIEQAAPQERVIEKVAPQERVIEQAVPQERATEQAAPSPTEEKVPVVTQERAIEQNAPQERVIEQAAPLERVIEQAVPQERATEQAAPTATEEIVTVSKEKEEIPVVTEEKVPVVTNQTVVEKITPSITEEKVVTQRKVVEKAAPSVKESVVSIPKREEGVVERIAPVVKEAITTE, from the exons ATGAACCTTTTCGTAGTTGAGACGATCCTCATCTTGTTGGGCTTGGGGCCCTTCGTGGACAGTACCGGCGGGGTAGCGGGGCTCCCGGGGCTCCCGGAGGACAACCCGCGATGTGTCGCCCTGGTGGAGGCCGCTAAGGCCGAATACCGAAAATTGTACGCGGCGGGACTGAAAGACTCTCCCAATTTGATGGATCTGATACTGACAAATTTGGGGATTGCTTTTAACGACACCTTGAAGACCATAGAAAGGAAAGTCTTCAATAATACCGATGAAACAGGGCATGAAACCGGAAAAAAGACAGTCGTTGAGAAGACGACAGAGACTGACATAGCACCCAACGGAACTGTATCAAAGACTTCCGAAACCACGGTCGATATAGATGAGTACGGTAAACAAAGTGGTGAGAAATCTGTGACAGAAAGAGAAACCGTGATAGGACAGACTTCAGACAATGAGACCATAGCACAAACGGTGGACGTTGAAAAGGTAATGGACGAAGCGggtaatgaaataaaggaggaagttgtTATTAAGAAGGAATTAATAGTACAACCTCCTACCAATACGACTGATGCAAATCTTATCGTTCCAAAAGTAGGGGCGGACgacaaaggtaaaaacaaaacagaattaaAACTTGGTGCCTCAGAAAAGAGCGATGGACTTGAGAAAGTAGAACGatcagaggaaataaaggagattctgcccggcaatataacgaatgaagtgttagttaaagagaagaaagaacagctttctccacaggaaagcaccaaggtgacatctgtggaaaggaagaatgttacAAAGAAGGATGATGGACTTGAGAAAGTAGAACGatcagaggaaataaaggagattctgcccggcaatataacgaatgaagtgttagttaaagagaaagaagaacagctttctccacaggaaagcaccaaggtgacatctgtggaaaggaagaatgttacagagaaggatgatggacttcagaCAGTAGAACGatcagaggaaataaaggagattctgcccggcaatataacgaatgaagtgttagttaaagagaaagaagaacaactttctccacaggaaagcactattgtgacatctgtggaaaggaagaatgttacagagaaagatgatggaaaagatgtcgagaaagaaactgtaattcaaaaagaagtcgaaaagaatgtgtgtgatagcgacatcaaagaggttcgtaacgaaaaacatcttaatgaaacaattgaagacttgaaacaccaagttgatgacgtgaaaaacaagattaaggaagaaaaagcaaaggctgAAGAAACAAATGCTACGCGTAGCCTAAGCGTCGTAAAAGAACCAAGTGCTGCCCCTATCATTCAAGAAGGTGAAGTCGTTGAAAAGACAGTCCCTGCTGTGACACCGGCGAAGGTTGCTGAAAAGATTCCCCCCACGGTGACGGAAGGAAAAGTTCTCGTTGTGACAAAAGAGAAGGCtgttgagcaggctgcccctCCGGTAACAGAGATGATCGTAAGTGTCCCTAAGGAGcaagaagaagtccctgttgtggCAGAagagaaggttattgaaaagattattccctcggtgacagaaggaaaGGTCCCGGcagtccctcaacaggaggttgttgaaaaagttgccccatcgccgacagaagaaaaagttcctgttgtgacacaagaaaggattattgagcagaatgccccacaagaaagggttattgaaaaggTTGCCCCATcgccgacagaagaaaaagttcctgttgtgacacaagaaagggttattgaacaggctgtcccacaagaaagggttattgaaaaggTTGCCCCATCGccaacagaagaaaaagttcctgttgtgacacaagaaagggttattgaacaggctgtcccacaagaaagggttactgaacaG gctgtcccacaagaaagggttattgaacaggctgtcccacaagaaagggttattgaacaggctgtcccacaagaaagggttactgaacaG gctgtcccacaagaaagggctactgaacaggctgccccatcgccgacagaagaaaaagttcctgttgtgacacaagaaagggttattgaacaggctgtcccacaagaaagggctattgaacaggctgtcccacaagaaagggctactgAACAG gctgtcccacaagaaagggctattgaacaggctgcccctacggcgacagaagagattgtcactgtttctaaagagaaagaagaagtccctgttgtaacagaggaaaaggttcccgttgtgacaaatcagacaGTTGTTGAAAAGATTTCCCCCACGGTGACGGAAGGAAACGTCCCAGTTGTGACAAAAgagaaggttgttgagcaggctgccccttcggtgacaGAGGAGATTGTAAGTGTCTCTAAGGAGCATGAAGTCCCTGTTGtggcagaagagaagaaggttattgaaaagattcaCCCTGCGatgacggaaggaaaagtcctggcagtccctcaacaggaggttgttgaaaaagttgccccatcgccgacagaagaaaaagttcatgttgtgacacaagaaagggctattgagcagaatgccccacaagaaagggttattgaacag gctgtcccacaagaaagggctactgAACAGGCTGCGCCATcgccgacagaagaaaaagttcctgttgtgacacaagaaagggctattgagcagaatgccccacaagaaagggttattgaacag gctgctccacaagaaagggttattgaaaaggttgccccacaagaaagggttattgaacaggctgtcccacaagaaagggctactgaacaggctgccccatcgccgacagaagaaaaagttcctgttgtgacacaagaaagggctattgagcagaatgccccacaagaaagggttattgaacaggctgccccactagaaagggttattgaacaggctgtcccacaagaaagggctactgaacaggctgcccctacggcgacagaagagattgtcactgtttctaaagagaaagaagaaatccctgttgtaacagaggaaaaggttcccgttgtgacaaatcagacaGTTGTTGAAAAAATTACTCCTTCcataacagaagaaaaagttgtcaCTCAACGGAAGGTTGTTGAGAAGGCTGCCCCCTCTGTCAAGGAAAGCGTAGTTTCCATtccaaagagggaggaaggagtagttGAAAGAATTGCTCCTGTTGTAAAGGAAGCAATTACAACAGAGTAG
- the LOC127004015 gene encoding titin-like isoform X14, producing MNLFVVETILILLGLGPFVDSTGGVAGLPGLPEDNPRCVALVEAAKAEYRKLYAAGLKDSPNLMDLILTNLGIAFNDTLKTIERKVFNNTDETGHETGKKTVVEKTTETDIAPNGTVSKTSETTVDIDEYGKQSGEKSVTERETVIGQTSDNETIAQTVDVEKVMDEAGNEIKEEVVIKKELIVQPPTNTTDANLIVPKVGADDKGKNKTELKLGASEKSDGLEKVERSEEIKEILPGNITNEVLVKEKKEQLSPQESTKVTSVERKNVTKKDDGLEKVERSEEIKEILPGNITNEVLVKEKEEQLSPQESTKVTSVERKNVTEKDDGLQTVERSEEIKEILPGNITNEVLVKEKEEQLSPQESTIVTSVERKNVTEKDDGKDVEKETVIQKEVEKNVCDSDIKEVRNEKHLNETIEDLKHQVDDVKNKIKEEKAKAEETNATRSLSVVKEPSAAPIIQEGEVVEKTVPAVTPAKVAEKIPPTVTEGKVLVVTKEKAVEQAAPPVTEMIVSVPKEQEEVPVVAEEKVIEKIIPSVTEGKVPAVPQQEVVEKVAPSPTEEKVPVVTQERIIEQNAPQERVIEKVAPSPTEEKVPVVTQERVIEQAVPQERVIEKVAPSPTEEKVPVVTQERVIEQAVPQERVTEQAVPQERATEQAAPSPTEEKVPVVTQERVIEQAVPQERAIEQAVPQERATEQAVPQERAIEQAAPTATEEIVTVSKEKEEVPVVTEEKVPVVTNQTVVEKISPTVTEGNVPVVTKEKVVEQAAPSVTEEIVSVSKEHEVPVVAEEKKVIEKIHPAMTEGKVLAVPQQEVVEKVAPSPTEEKVHVVTQERAIEQNAPQERVIEQAVPQERATEQAAPSPTEEKVPVVTQERAIEQNAPQERVIEQAAPQERVIEKVAPQERVIEQAVPQERATEQAAPSPTEEKVPVVTQERAIEQNAPQERVIEQAAPLERVIEQAVPQERATEQAAPTATEEIVTVSKEKEEIPVVTEEKVPVVTNQTVVEKITPSITEEKVVTQRKVVEKAAPSVKESVVSIPKREEGVVERIAPVVKEAITTE from the exons ATGAACCTTTTCGTAGTTGAGACGATCCTCATCTTGTTGGGCTTGGGGCCCTTCGTGGACAGTACCGGCGGGGTAGCGGGGCTCCCGGGGCTCCCGGAGGACAACCCGCGATGTGTCGCCCTGGTGGAGGCCGCTAAGGCCGAATACCGAAAATTGTACGCGGCGGGACTGAAAGACTCTCCCAATTTGATGGATCTGATACTGACAAATTTGGGGATTGCTTTTAACGACACCTTGAAGACCATAGAAAGGAAAGTCTTCAATAATACCGATGAAACAGGGCATGAAACCGGAAAAAAGACAGTCGTTGAGAAGACGACAGAGACTGACATAGCACCCAACGGAACTGTATCAAAGACTTCCGAAACCACGGTCGATATAGATGAGTACGGTAAACAAAGTGGTGAGAAATCTGTGACAGAAAGAGAAACCGTGATAGGACAGACTTCAGACAATGAGACCATAGCACAAACGGTGGACGTTGAAAAGGTAATGGACGAAGCGggtaatgaaataaaggaggaagttgtTATTAAGAAGGAATTAATAGTACAACCTCCTACCAATACGACTGATGCAAATCTTATCGTTCCAAAAGTAGGGGCGGACgacaaaggtaaaaacaaaacagaattaaAACTTGGTGCCTCAGAAAAGAGCGATGGACTTGAGAAAGTAGAACGatcagaggaaataaaggagattctgcccggcaatataacgaatgaagtgttagttaaagagaagaaagaacagctttctccacaggaaagcaccaaggtgacatctgtggaaaggaagaatgttacAAAGAAGGATGATGGACTTGAGAAAGTAGAACGatcagaggaaataaaggagattctgcccggcaatataacgaatgaagtgttagttaaagagaaagaagaacagctttctccacaggaaagcaccaaggtgacatctgtggaaaggaagaatgttacagagaaggatgatggacttcagaCAGTAGAACGatcagaggaaataaaggagattctgcccggcaatataacgaatgaagtgttagttaaagagaaagaagaacaactttctccacaggaaagcactattgtgacatctgtggaaaggaagaatgttacagagaaagatgatggaaaagatgtcgagaaagaaactgtaattcaaaaagaagtcgaaaagaatgtgtgtgatagcgacatcaaagaggttcgtaacgaaaaacatcttaatgaaacaattgaagacttgaaacaccaagttgatgacgtgaaaaacaagattaaggaagaaaaagcaaaggctgAAGAAACAAATGCTACGCGTAGCCTAAGCGTCGTAAAAGAACCAAGTGCTGCCCCTATCATTCAAGAAGGTGAAGTCGTTGAAAAGACAGTCCCTGCTGTGACACCGGCGAAGGTTGCTGAAAAGATTCCCCCCACGGTGACGGAAGGAAAAGTTCTCGTTGTGACAAAAGAGAAGGCtgttgagcaggctgcccctCCGGTAACAGAGATGATCGTAAGTGTCCCTAAGGAGcaagaagaagtccctgttgtggCAGAagagaaggttattgaaaagattattccctcggtgacagaaggaaaGGTCCCGGcagtccctcaacaggaggttgttgaaaaagttgccccatcgccgacagaagaaaaagttcctgttgtgacacaagaaaggattattgagcagaatgccccacaagaaagggttattgaaaaggTTGCCCCATcgccgacagaagaaaaagttcctgttgtgacacaagaaagggttattgaacaggctgtcccacaagaaagggttattgaaaaggTTGCCCCATCGccaacagaagaaaaagttcctgttgtgacacaagaaagggttattgaacaggctgtcccacaagaaagggttactgaacaG gctgtcccacaagaaagggctactgaacaggctgccccatcgccgacagaagaaaaagttcctgttgtgacacaagaaagggttattgaacaggctgtcccacaagaaagggctattgaacaggctgtcccacaagaaagggctactgAACAG gctgtcccacaagaaagggctattgaacaggctgcccctacggcgacagaagagattgtcactgtttctaaagagaaagaagaagtccctgttgtaacagaggaaaaggttcccgttgtgacaaatcagacaGTTGTTGAAAAGATTTCCCCCACGGTGACGGAAGGAAACGTCCCAGTTGTGACAAAAgagaaggttgttgagcaggctgccccttcggtgacaGAGGAGATTGTAAGTGTCTCTAAGGAGCATGAAGTCCCTGTTGtggcagaagagaagaaggttattgaaaagattcaCCCTGCGatgacggaaggaaaagtcctggcagtccctcaacaggaggttgttgaaaaagttgccccatcgccgacagaagaaaaagttcatgttgtgacacaagaaagggctattgagcagaatgccccacaagaaagggttattgaacag gctgtcccacaagaaagggctactgAACAGGCTGCGCCATcgccgacagaagaaaaagttcctgttgtgacacaagaaagggctattgagcagaatgccccacaagaaagggttattgaacag gctgctccacaagaaagggttattgaaaaggttgccccacaagaaagggttattgaacaggctgtcccacaagaaagggctactgaacaggctgccccatcgccgacagaagaaaaagttcctgttgtgacacaagaaagggctattgagcagaatgccccacaagaaagggttattgaacaggctgccccactagaaagggttattgaacaggctgtcccacaagaaagggctactgaacaggctgcccctacggcgacagaagagattgtcactgtttctaaagagaaagaagaaatccctgttgtaacagaggaaaaggttcccgttgtgacaaatcagacaGTTGTTGAAAAAATTACTCCTTCcataacagaagaaaaagttgtcaCTCAACGGAAGGTTGTTGAGAAGGCTGCCCCCTCTGTCAAGGAAAGCGTAGTTTCCATtccaaagagggaggaaggagtagttGAAAGAATTGCTCCTGTTGTAAAGGAAGCAATTACAACAGAGTAG